One Archocentrus centrarchus isolate MPI-CPG fArcCen1 chromosome 14, fArcCen1, whole genome shotgun sequence DNA window includes the following coding sequences:
- the LOC115792624 gene encoding LOW QUALITY PROTEIN: transforming growth factor beta activator LRRC32 (The sequence of the model RefSeq protein was modified relative to this genomic sequence to represent the inferred CDS: inserted 4 bases in 4 codons; deleted 1 base in 1 codon) — translation MATLQLPFLLLVSCVAASAYPPQQPPPCQVVQMDVFCSDLSLRSAPLNLPDVIQMLDLSRNQVQNLTHETLAYHTXFRHLNLHSNKXHFIQPGLFEDMTDLKILDLSKNHLHVFALSKTNIGPLNAVESLDLSNNGLYXGMSDYFLSDSPKLVNLSLNSNSITEIAKNTFSGSLSLRKVSLHNNIILKIEGGAFDILSHLTELDLSKNSIRCINNFNLDKLRVLNLSQNSLELFQSTQSDTPYELLIFDLSQNKMAFFPLLPKNSRLEYLDVSKNQIHNIKLMGNLTFNHLRYLDLSYNQLKSMPEEYFSSMGSLEVLNVSNNCITLFSITDEALLQRVKIINLSYNPLQTLTFGENTLQSLEELFXQGNDLTTLDHQIFQRLPSIKYLHLQQNNFEVCDSQLNHKDPQSCVSFSSVPKLEVLYLSENNLRSLPANTFANTPLKVLDLSLNPGLAMDKDSLSGLEHSLVHLLLRKNNISILKADLSLLRSLKYVDLSTNQLTTLPMWSKESSIESLNLQNNNLVTLEYSTILALKHSLKTLYMGSNPLSCCRNLRFINMVQQSAVVIPDIETVTCVHEEYSEPVSIKEVTRAMCHAPDVPNYIIVVIVGLLLVMIVFALFVKCCRSRKRKHMRGFRA, via the exons ATGGCCACCCTCCAGCTGCCGTTCCTGCTGTTGGTCAGCTGCGTGGCGGCATCCGCGTATCCTCCCCAGCAACCCCCTCCATGCCAAGTT GTCCAGATGGATGTGTTTTGCAGTGATCTGAGCCTCAGAAGTGCACCACTCAACCTTCCTGATGTCATCCAAATGCTGGACCTTTCACGAAACCAGGTGCAGAATCTCACCCATGAAACTCTAGCATACCACA AATTCCGGCATCTGAATCTCCACTCCAATA TCCACTTCATCCAGCCAGGACTCTTCGAAGACATGACTGATCTGAAAATCTTGGATCTGTCCAAGAATCATCTGCATGTT TTTGCCCTCTCCAAAACAAACATCGGACCTCTTAACGCTGTAGAGTCACTGGATCTTTCAAACAACGGCCTGT ACGGGATGTCggattattttctgtctgattcTCCCAAGCTGGTGAACCTTTCTCTGAACAGCAATAGCATCACCGAAATAGCCAAAAATACCTTCAGTGGATCTTTGTCCTTGAGGAAAGTCAGCCTCCACAATAACATCATCTTGAAGATTGAAGGTGGAGCTTTTGACATTTTATCTCATTTGACTGAACTTGATTTGTCCAAGAATTCAATACGGTGCATCAACAACTTCAATCTCGACAAATTACGAGTGCTTAATCTCAGCCAAAACAGCTTGGAGTTATTCCAAAGCACACAATCAGACACTCCTTATGAACTTCTCATTTTTGACTTGAGTCAAAACAAGATGGCCTTCTTTCCCCTTCTCCCAAAAAACAGCCGCCTTGAATATCTGGACGTTTCAAAAAACCAAATCCACAACATCAAATTGATGGGAAACTTAACTTTTAATCACCTCAGATACCTGGACTTGAGTTACAATCAACTCAAAAGCATGCCTGAAGAGTATTTTTCCAGTATGGGATCACTGGAGGTCTTAAATGTGAGTAATAACTGCATTACCTTGTTTTCTATTACTGATGAAGCCCTTCTACAGAGAGTTAAAATAATCAATCTGAGCTATAATCCACTGCAGACTCTGACATTTGGAGAAAACACTCTGCAGTCGCTGGAAGAGCTCT TACAAGGGAACGATCTCACAACTCTCGACCATCAAATATTCCAGAGACTCCCCAGCATTAAATACCTGCATCTCCAGCAGAACAACTTTGAAGTCTGTGACTCTCAGCTAAACCACAAGGATCCTCAGAGTTGCGTGTCCTTTTCTTCTGTTCCAAAATTGGAGGTCTTGTACCTCTCTGAAAACAATCTGAGGAGTCTGCCCGCAAACACCTTTGCCAACACCCCTTTGAAGGTCCTGGACCTCTCCCTGAATCCAGGCTTGGCCATGGACAAAGACTCCCTCTCCGGTCTAGAGCATTCCCTGGTTCATCTTCtcctgaggaaaaacaacattTCCATTCTAAAAGCAGACCTGTCCTTACTGAGGAGCCTCAAATATGTAGACCTGTCCACCAACCAGTTGACCACTCTGCCAATGTGGAGCAAAGAGTCCTCCATTGAGTCCCTAAATCTGCAGAACAACAACTTGGTAACCCTGGAGTACAGCACCATTCTTGCTTTGAAGCACTCTCTAAAGACCCTCTACATGGGCTCCAATCCTCTAAGCTGCTGCAGAAACCTCAGATTCATCAACATGGTGCAGCAATCTGCTGTGGTCATTCCTGACATTGAGACTGTGACCTGTGTTCACGAGGAATACTCGGAGCCGGTCAGCATCAAGGAGGTGACCCGGGCAATGTGCCATGCACCAGATGTCCCGAACTATATTATTGTAGTTATAGTGGGTTTGTTACTTGTGATGATTGTGTTTGCGCTGTTTGTTAAATGCTGCCGCTCAAGAAAGCGGAAGCACATGAGAGGTTTTAGGGCATAA